From Desulfuromonas soudanensis, the proteins below share one genomic window:
- the pal gene encoding peptidoglycan-associated lipoprotein Pal, which produces MKNMIILRLLLVVALSALLVTGCAKKPAPAPEAPVAQADEAPAGMTGMQDGSMTEAPVSESATQADAVVATLQRIFFEFDQYTLTDEARATLAGNAAYLKANSSVQLRIEGHCDERGSDEYNLALGERRAMAAKSYLETLGVAANRLSIISYGEEMPLDPGHGEEAWAKNRRAEFKPLR; this is translated from the coding sequence ATGAAGAACATGATCATTCTACGTTTGCTGCTTGTCGTCGCCCTGAGTGCCCTGCTTGTCACCGGTTGCGCGAAGAAACCGGCGCCTGCTCCTGAGGCCCCTGTGGCCCAGGCCGATGAGGCACCCGCCGGAATGACCGGCATGCAGGACGGGTCCATGACCGAGGCACCGGTGAGCGAGAGCGCGACCCAGGCTGATGCGGTCGTTGCAACTCTGCAGAGAATCTTTTTTGAATTCGACCAGTACACCCTCACCGATGAGGCTCGGGCGACCCTGGCCGGCAACGCCGCCTACTTGAAGGCCAACTCTTCGGTTCAACTGCGCATCGAAGGTCATTGCGACGAGCGCGGCTCGGACGAGTACAACCTGGCACTCGGCGAGCGCCGGGCGATGGCGGCCAAAAGCTACCTCGAAACCCTCGGCGTTGCGGCCAACCGCCTGTCGATCATCTCCTACGGCGAAGAGATGCCTCTCGATCCCGGTCACGGGGAAGAGGCCTGGGCCAAGAACCGGCGGGCCGAGTTCAAACCCCTTCGCTAA